In one window of bacterium DNA:
- a CDS encoding PAS domain S-box protein: MKHDSIMSMTQALPMPAQFAVFSDEGRLVSLSANDAARTAFPSLILSGGTDLPLELAQPDLGDILLQVVREGEMHELLSAADDAEAVGHVVGVRILPLDARHALILYIDRGLLPELEGRKDRGMVTSAKNGDCILYLDGDNRSVYISTFCEELSGYEAALWLDGTCSLEKILHEEDRGRFLTFQQNVVDSAVSETGEFRVRRRGGDVLWLEVSARLLSADHGETQGMMFRMRDCTARKQAEKRYELLQFSLEHSSDVIVWVRDDGSVYYVNDAACRLLDFTHEEFLMKKAWDVNRAHRPPLWEEFVAQLRELGSSTYEAVLTRIDGDIVQVEVAANYLLFEGRGYVCFFARDIGLRRRQESTLRENRERLTDALQLGNMGAFEYHVQTDALELPPDTRALLGVHPLLSTLSGENFIREFLSPRQGMQFRKAIRDIIRENNLLHVVTLELRVTGEGMKPRWMRTRLRLRDRVQDGQAVITGVTQDITDMHNAKDEEARIRRVSQTVHEQFELVFNHSLDGMCVLKDGKIFLANRAAMEMFGYSDAGQVLGSPMLKFAHPEDHERLTHYMLHRDEDSSIPDKYEFTGVRRDGSPIAVNAHVSMYFMDDEQHFMLLLRDITEQKRAEAELVAAKEQAEASDRLKDTFLATVSHEIRTPLNIIAGFASLVQSDCAGECNVNSMEYFDSIQRGIERLNRTVDLILSVSRLRSGDLRLHPAPVDLCRFVPQIVDDLRPLATQKNLHLSLEMDVESAVRTVDEYSLSKAVENLIDNAIKFTEKGSVQVRLYQKDNDSCCISIRDTGIGIAEEYFPMLFEPHSQEETGLSRRYEGIGLGLALVKEYLALNGAEIHVQSRKGEGSNFTILFPHTEQMRESTAT; this comes from the coding sequence ATGAAACACGATAGTATCATGTCCATGACGCAGGCGTTGCCCATGCCTGCACAGTTCGCCGTATTCTCTGATGAAGGACGGCTGGTTTCGCTGTCGGCCAACGATGCGGCCCGTACGGCATTCCCTTCTCTCATCCTCTCCGGGGGTACGGATCTCCCTCTGGAACTGGCGCAGCCGGATCTCGGTGATATTCTGCTTCAGGTCGTCAGGGAAGGGGAAATGCATGAACTCCTGAGTGCGGCGGATGATGCGGAGGCTGTGGGGCATGTGGTCGGCGTGCGCATACTGCCGCTCGATGCGCGCCATGCCCTCATACTATATATCGACAGGGGTCTGCTCCCGGAGCTTGAAGGCAGGAAAGATCGTGGTATGGTCACCTCGGCGAAGAACGGGGACTGCATCCTGTACCTCGACGGGGATAATCGTTCGGTGTACATCTCCACGTTCTGCGAGGAGTTGTCGGGCTATGAGGCCGCGCTCTGGCTGGACGGGACCTGTTCACTCGAGAAGATTCTGCATGAGGAGGATCGCGGGCGCTTTCTGACGTTTCAACAGAATGTGGTCGATTCCGCCGTTTCGGAGACCGGGGAATTCCGCGTGCGCCGTCGCGGAGGCGATGTGCTGTGGCTGGAAGTAAGTGCACGGTTGCTCAGCGCTGACCACGGCGAAACGCAGGGCATGATGTTTCGCATGCGCGATTGCACTGCCCGCAAGCAGGCAGAGAAGCGGTACGAGCTGCTGCAGTTTTCGCTGGAGCATTCGAGCGATGTTATTGTATGGGTGCGGGACGACGGAAGTGTGTACTACGTAAATGATGCCGCCTGCAGGCTGTTGGATTTCACCCACGAAGAATTCCTGATGAAAAAGGCCTGGGATGTCAACAGGGCCCATCGTCCACCGCTCTGGGAGGAGTTTGTCGCACAGCTGCGGGAACTGGGGAGCAGTACATACGAAGCAGTGCTGACCCGGATAGACGGAGACATCGTGCAGGTGGAGGTCGCTGCGAATTATCTGCTGTTCGAGGGACGCGGTTATGTGTGCTTCTTCGCGCGTGATATCGGACTGCGAAGGAGGCAGGAGAGCACGCTGCGCGAGAACCGGGAACGCCTGACGGACGCATTGCAGCTCGGGAACATGGGGGCCTTTGAATATCACGTCCAAACGGATGCGCTCGAATTGCCTCCGGACACGCGCGCGCTGCTCGGCGTGCATCCCCTGCTCTCCACGCTGAGCGGAGAAAATTTCATTCGCGAGTTTCTTTCCCCCCGTCAGGGCATGCAGTTTCGAAAGGCCATACGCGATATCATCAGGGAGAACAATCTGCTGCATGTGGTGACGCTGGAATTGCGCGTGACAGGGGAGGGGATGAAACCGCGGTGGATGCGCACGCGACTGCGTTTGCGCGATCGTGTGCAGGACGGCCAGGCGGTGATTACCGGTGTCACGCAGGATATCACGGACATGCATAATGCAAAGGATGAGGAGGCGCGTATTCGCCGGGTCTCGCAGACAGTACACGAGCAGTTCGAACTGGTGTTCAACCATTCCCTCGATGGGATGTGCGTTCTGAAGGATGGAAAGATTTTCCTTGCGAACCGTGCCGCCATGGAAATGTTCGGCTATTCCGATGCAGGTCAGGTTCTGGGCTCGCCAATGCTGAAATTCGCACATCCGGAAGATCATGAGCGGCTGACACACTATATGCTTCACCGGGATGAGGACAGCTCCATACCGGACAAGTATGAGTTTACCGGTGTTCGCAGGGACGGCTCACCAATTGCCGTAAATGCACATGTCTCGATGTACTTCATGGACGATGAGCAGCATTTCATGCTGCTGCTGAGGGATATTACCGAACAGAAACGTGCTGAAGCCGAACTTGTGGCCGCGAAAGAACAAGCAGAAGCATCGGACAGGCTGAAGGATACCTTTCTCGCTACAGTTTCACATGAGATCCGTACACCTCTCAATATTATTGCGGGGTTTGCGTCCCTGGTGCAGTCCGATTGCGCCGGAGAGTGCAATGTGAACAGCATGGAGTACTTCGACAGCATCCAGCGCGGCATCGAACGTCTCAACCGTACGGTGGATCTGATACTCAGCGTCTCCCGCCTGCGCAGCGGCGACCTGCGTCTGCATCCCGCACCGGTGGATCTTTGCCGCTTCGTCCCGCAGATTGTCGATGATCTCCGACCCCTTGCGACGCAGAAAAACCTGCATCTCAGCCTGGAGATGGATGTGGAGTCGGCCGTGCGCACCGTTGACGAGTACAGTCTCTCAAAAGCAGTGGAAAATCTCATCGACAATGCGATCAAATTCACCGAAAAGGGATCAGTACAGGTGCGTCTGTATCAGAAGGATAATGATAGCTGCTGCATCAGCATACGCGATACGGGCATCGGGATCGCCGAAGAATATTTCCCCATGCTGTTCGAGCCGCATTCGCAGGAAGAAACCGGGCTCTCCAGGCGCTATGAGGGCATCGGACTGGGACTCGCGCTGGTGAAAGAGTACCTCGCACTCAATGGGGCGGAGATTCATGTTCAAAGCCGCAAGGGCGAAGGGAGTAACTTTACCATACTATTCCCCCACACAGAGCAAATGAGGGAATCCACCGCCACCTGA
- a CDS encoding T9SS type A sorting domain-containing protein encodes MVRKDIPFSRPLFRWSVPLLLFLLSAPLLHAQYTPGAWPASFIDYTDSTGAYIQDVNDQTPLETDIIYSATTPSSVSVNTDGTHAFFRVQLSANPYKANGQWSQYSWVVAIGDSTGQGAPIGWVSVNVSNNMTVEVKDQTTTDVIYTYDKKLANPAAVRSTAAGSSGFYFLDFQVPMAALSSRLGIDANTKVRFYYGSSSSGGTINKDYMTTGDTLSFIGLATTNFNAIETGNLTPLPVELTSFAAYLRAGTAELQWGTATELNNYGFEVQRAVNDGAWLPRGFVTGGGTVNTPRQYRWSEDVSRLHGVIRYRLRQIDRDGTEEIHGMVTLSASPSGDEGIASMYPQPATGSVTVSYRGSGVEAATLSLFDLSGRLLQQHRSDVANSSWETRVLDVSALGPGSYILQLQKNGQKFSQRMVIAR; translated from the coding sequence ATGGTACGTAAAGATATACCTTTCTCGCGTCCACTGTTCCGGTGGTCGGTTCCCCTTCTGTTGTTTCTTTTATCGGCACCATTGCTGCATGCGCAGTATACGCCCGGTGCCTGGCCTGCCAGCTTTATCGATTACACCGACAGCACCGGCGCATACATCCAGGATGTCAATGATCAGACGCCACTGGAAACGGATATCATTTATTCGGCGACCACGCCGAGTTCCGTCTCGGTGAATACGGACGGGACACATGCGTTCTTCCGCGTTCAGCTCAGTGCCAATCCGTACAAGGCCAACGGTCAGTGGTCGCAGTACTCCTGGGTTGTGGCTATCGGTGATTCCACCGGACAGGGTGCCCCAATCGGCTGGGTCTCGGTGAATGTTTCCAACAACATGACTGTCGAGGTCAAGGATCAGACCACCACCGATGTCATCTACACCTATGACAAAAAACTCGCCAACCCAGCAGCTGTGCGCAGTACGGCTGCGGGAAGCTCAGGTTTCTATTTCCTTGATTTTCAGGTGCCGATGGCGGCGCTCAGCAGCCGCCTCGGAATCGATGCCAATACGAAGGTCCGTTTCTATTATGGCAGTTCGTCTTCGGGAGGAACGATCAACAAGGATTACATGACGACCGGGGATACGTTGAGTTTTATCGGACTCGCGACCACGAATTTCAACGCCATTGAAACGGGGAATCTCACCCCGCTCCCGGTGGAACTGACGTCGTTCGCCGCGTATCTGCGCGCGGGTACGGCGGAGCTGCAGTGGGGCACCGCAACGGAACTCAACAATTATGGATTCGAAGTGCAGCGTGCTGTCAACGATGGCGCCTGGCTGCCGCGTGGCTTTGTCACGGGTGGCGGGACGGTCAACACTCCGCGACAGTATCGCTGGTCGGAAGATGTCAGCAGACTGCATGGTGTCATCCGCTACCGTCTCAGACAGATCGACCGTGACGGAACAGAGGAGATTCACGGCATGGTCACGCTTTCTGCATCTCCGTCAGGAGACGAAGGCATTGCATCGATGTATCCGCAGCCGGCCACCGGCAGCGTGACGGTAAGTTACCGCGGAAGCGGTGTCGAAGCGGCGACACTCAGTCTGTTTGACCTCTCCGGCCGCCTTCTGCAGCAACATCGCAGTGATGTCGCGAACAGCAGCTGGGAAACCCGCGTGCTCGACGTATCCGCGCTTGGTCCGGGAAGCTACATCCTGCAGCTGCAGAAAAACGGTCAGAAATTTTCGCAGAGAATGGTGATAGCGCGATAA
- a CDS encoding polyprenyl synthetase family protein, with protein MKLDSIIAPVAPQLKEFETHFRRSLRSDVGLVDTVVRYIVKRKGKRIRPALVLLSAAACGGINETTFRGASLVELLHTATLVHDDVVDDSDTRRGWPSINRIWKNKVSVLLGDYVLARGLLLSLEHEDIAFLHSTSTAVRRMSEGELLQIQKSRQMNTDEETYFRIIGDKTASLLATCCEIGARSATDDDERVAQLRDFGEALGIAFQIRDDLLDFLGKESTIGKPVGGDLKEKKFTLPLIHAFREAPAARRKAVLRALKSGVKRKEIAEILAFVQEYGGIEYADSTAHEYRERAVSCLSALPDSEAKQALTDLTTFVVSRAK; from the coding sequence TTGAAGCTTGACAGCATCATTGCGCCAGTCGCGCCACAGCTGAAAGAGTTCGAAACGCATTTCAGGCGTTCGCTGCGTTCGGATGTGGGACTCGTTGACACCGTCGTGCGCTACATCGTCAAGCGCAAGGGCAAACGCATTCGTCCCGCGCTCGTCCTTCTCTCCGCCGCGGCCTGTGGTGGCATCAACGAGACAACCTTCCGCGGCGCCTCCCTGGTCGAGCTGCTCCACACCGCCACGCTCGTTCATGACGACGTCGTCGATGATTCCGATACCCGGCGCGGCTGGCCCTCGATCAACCGCATCTGGAAAAACAAGGTTTCCGTGCTGCTCGGCGACTACGTTCTTGCGCGCGGACTGCTGCTCTCGCTCGAACATGAAGACATCGCCTTTCTGCACAGTACCTCCACCGCCGTGCGCCGGATGAGCGAAGGGGAGCTGCTGCAGATTCAGAAATCACGGCAGATGAACACGGACGAGGAAACCTACTTCCGCATCATCGGGGATAAAACCGCATCCCTTCTCGCCACCTGCTGTGAGATCGGCGCACGCAGTGCGACCGATGATGATGAGCGTGTTGCGCAGCTGCGTGATTTCGGGGAAGCCCTCGGCATCGCCTTTCAGATTCGTGATGATCTGCTGGATTTTCTTGGAAAGGAATCCACCATCGGCAAGCCGGTCGGCGGAGACCTCAAGGAAAAGAAATTTACCCTTCCGCTCATCCACGCCTTCCGCGAGGCGCCTGCCGCCAGGCGGAAAGCCGTGCTCCGGGCACTTAAAAGCGGGGTGAAGCGTAAGGAGATAGCGGAAATCCTCGCCTTCGTTCAGGAATACGGGGGGATCGAGTATGCGGACAGCACAGCGCATGAATATCGTGAACGCGCCGTATCCTGCCTTTCCGCGCTGCCGGATTCAGAAGCGAAACAGGCATTGACCGATCTGACGACCTTCGTCGTTTCCCGCGCGAAATAG
- a CDS encoding S9 family peptidase — protein sequence MKRFTVLMKRLTVLTVLAFCALPLAAQTQVERIEMLEDDPGRPITFEDMYNLGRVSDPQVAPDGNTVLYVVTQYSVENNTSNSDIYAVDITGENSVRLTVSQSSDRNPRWSPDGSSIAFISSRENGSQIWVMNPDGSAQRRLTDISTGIDDFTWTPDGSHFLYSSAVFPDCSDDACNRARLAARDEDPVKARRISRLPYRVWNSWKDDRYSHVFALPSAGGIPVELTPGAFDTPPIDIGGHQDFTASPDGREVAFVKNTDEMVAASTNNDIWLVGIDGSNPRCITTANHGNDNQPVYSPDGKYIAYRSMARAGYEADKYDLKIYERSSKRTWTLTEGVDRSVDEVMWTRDSKRLLFTAQDGPYKSLFDVPVQGGDVLRVLKGILELQYSHMDTVKTIELGTYRHDFRLHPDGETLVFLGERMNYPAEVMSIKYDGQRISNIRQLTTTNRELIEQLNMQAPESFTFKSFDGKEVQGWIVVPPDFDPAKKYPMIYLVHGGPQGVWSDNFHYRWNLELFSSPGFVVAAVNCRGSVGFGQEFTDGVNGDWGGAPFKDLMKGLDFILEHYPFVDKNRVGAAGASYGGYMMNWFLGNTDRFKAIFCHAGVYDLRSMYGATEELWFPEWEFRGTPWKNPKMYDRWSPSHLVEKFKTPTYVSHGQLDFRVPVTQGMQLFTALQRQGVESHFLYFPDEGHLVLRPRNSQLWYGEFHKWFTEKLMK from the coding sequence ATGAAGCGATTTACCGTACTCATGAAGCGACTCACTGTATTGACAGTGCTCGCCTTCTGTGCTCTTCCGCTTGCGGCGCAGACACAGGTCGAGCGCATTGAAATGCTCGAGGATGATCCCGGGCGCCCCATCACGTTTGAAGACATGTACAACCTCGGCCGTGTGTCCGATCCCCAGGTCGCGCCCGATGGCAACACCGTCCTCTACGTTGTCACACAGTACAGCGTGGAAAACAACACCAGCAACAGCGACATCTACGCGGTGGATATCACCGGGGAAAACAGCGTCCGGCTGACCGTATCGCAGTCCTCCGACCGCAATCCCCGCTGGTCGCCCGACGGCAGCAGCATCGCCTTCATCTCGAGCCGGGAGAACGGCTCGCAGATCTGGGTGATGAACCCGGACGGCAGTGCGCAGCGCAGGCTGACCGATATCTCCACCGGGATAGACGATTTCACGTGGACGCCAGACGGCTCGCATTTCCTCTACAGCTCGGCCGTGTTTCCCGATTGCAGTGACGATGCATGCAATCGCGCGCGACTGGCTGCACGCGATGAGGATCCGGTAAAGGCACGCCGTATCTCGCGTCTCCCGTACCGCGTGTGGAACAGCTGGAAAGACGATCGCTACAGCCATGTGTTCGCGCTCCCCTCGGCCGGCGGCATTCCCGTCGAACTCACCCCCGGCGCGTTCGATACGCCGCCGATTGATATCGGGGGACATCAGGATTTCACCGCATCGCCCGACGGACGCGAAGTCGCCTTCGTGAAGAATACCGATGAGATGGTCGCGGCCAGTACCAATAATGACATCTGGCTCGTCGGCATAGATGGCAGCAATCCTCGCTGCATCACCACCGCGAATCACGGTAACGACAATCAGCCCGTGTACTCGCCCGACGGCAAGTACATCGCCTACCGGTCGATGGCCCGCGCCGGATACGAAGCCGACAAGTACGATCTCAAGATTTACGAACGCAGCAGTAAAAGAACGTGGACGCTGACCGAAGGCGTGGACCGCTCGGTGGATGAAGTGATGTGGACACGCGACAGCAAACGACTGCTTTTTACGGCGCAGGACGGACCGTACAAGTCCCTCTTCGATGTGCCGGTGCAGGGCGGCGACGTGCTGCGCGTCCTCAAGGGCATCCTCGAGCTGCAGTATTCGCATATGGACACGGTGAAAACCATTGAACTCGGGACCTACCGTCACGACTTCCGCCTGCACCCCGACGGAGAAACACTGGTCTTTCTCGGCGAGCGCATGAACTATCCCGCCGAAGTCATGTCCATCAAATACGACGGACAGCGCATTTCCAATATCCGTCAGCTGACCACGACCAACCGCGAATTGATCGAACAGCTCAACATGCAGGCGCCCGAATCGTTTACCTTCAAGAGTTTCGACGGAAAGGAAGTGCAGGGATGGATCGTCGTTCCTCCCGACTTCGATCCGGCAAAGAAATATCCCATGATTTATCTCGTGCATGGGGGACCCCAGGGCGTGTGGTCAGATAATTTCCATTACCGCTGGAATCTCGAGCTGTTCTCATCTCCCGGTTTCGTGGTTGCGGCCGTCAACTGCCGCGGCTCTGTTGGTTTCGGACAGGAATTCACCGACGGGGTCAACGGCGACTGGGGTGGTGCACCGTTCAAGGATTTGATGAAGGGACTCGATTTCATCCTCGAACATTATCCCTTCGTGGATAAAAACCGTGTCGGCGCGGCCGGCGCCTCCTACGGGGGCTACATGATGAACTGGTTCCTCGGCAACACCGACCGCTTCAAGGCCATCTTCTGCCATGCAGGCGTATACGATCTGCGCAGCATGTACGGTGCGACCGAAGAGCTGTGGTTCCCCGAATGGGAATTCAGGGGCACTCCCTGGAAAAACCCGAAAATGTATGACCGCTGGTCCCCGAGTCATCTGGTCGAAAAGTTCAAAACGCCGACCTACGTCTCTCACGGACAGCTCGACTTCCGCGTCCCCGTCACCCAGGGCATGCAGCTGTTCACCGCGCTGCAGCGCCAGGGCGTGGAAAGCCATTTCCTGTATTTCCCGGATGAAGGACACCTCGTCCTGCGTCCCCGAAACTCCCAGCTCTGGTACGGCGAATTCCACAAGTGGTTCACGGAAAAGCTGATGAAGTAG
- the tatC gene encoding twin-arginine translocase subunit TatC, with amino-acid sequence MSEEENSKDAEAGSEEKEKEMTFLDHLEELRWRIIYSMIGIVVGAVGLWFFIDPLMEEVLLKPAMQFGMELQNLRPFGQVFLYMQVAIFGGIIVSIPNTIYQIWKFIAPGLYPHERKYITLIVVFTSLCFLIGVVFAYMFILPAALQFFENFGTTDIQNIISIEYYFEFILMLMIGAGAIFELPMLSFFLSRLGIVTPKLMRKYWRHAMVVSFFVAALLSPGPDPFSMLLMAIPLVFLYEVSILISKLSQKKNNPRNKEDEGN; translated from the coding sequence ATGAGCGAAGAAGAAAACAGCAAAGACGCCGAAGCCGGATCCGAGGAAAAGGAAAAGGAGATGACCTTTCTCGATCATCTCGAGGAACTGCGCTGGCGTATTATTTATTCCATGATCGGCATTGTCGTCGGTGCCGTGGGACTGTGGTTTTTCATCGATCCGCTGATGGAGGAAGTGCTGCTCAAGCCGGCGATGCAGTTCGGTATGGAGCTGCAGAACCTGCGTCCTTTCGGACAGGTGTTCCTGTACATGCAGGTGGCCATTTTCGGCGGCATCATCGTCAGCATCCCGAACACGATTTACCAGATCTGGAAATTCATCGCACCCGGGCTCTATCCCCACGAGCGCAAGTACATCACACTTATCGTCGTGTTCACCTCGCTGTGCTTTCTTATCGGCGTGGTCTTCGCGTACATGTTCATTCTGCCGGCGGCACTGCAGTTCTTCGAGAATTTTGGTACCACCGACATTCAGAACATCATTTCCATTGAATACTATTTCGAATTCATACTTATGCTGATGATCGGCGCCGGCGCGATCTTCGAACTGCCCATGCTCTCCTTTTTCCTCTCCCGCCTGGGCATTGTCACACCGAAGCTGATGCGGAAATACTGGCGTCACGCCATGGTCGTCAGCTTTTTCGTCGCCGCGCTCCTTTCTCCCGGACCCGATCCCTTCAGTATGCTGCTGATGGCCATCCCCCTGGTCTTTCTCTACGAAGTCAGTATTCTGATCAGCAAGCTGAGCCAGAAGAAGAACAATCCCCGCAACAAGGAAGACGAAGGAAACTGA
- a CDS encoding T9SS type A sorting domain-containing protein, with protein sequence MRKMNMLRLTITTAIAIILVTMNMNGQTAADWPGTGTNTGTSWVAYRDANSNLIQDPNDMSPDYIDLWYSTADPASVSVAYDGSTTFYRFQLEASPIASNGKWENGTWIVQFGNLTNGFIGAVYVNVVGNSGRVAVSDGSNVDEIFTFSSNNNSPDGARVQQVPNATTYYLDFQVPMTALWNGSNTHLGLTETSIQSFFYGTSTAAGNPSQISKDFMIGAAVDFSTLTPTGFSIIGSGVLPVELTSFNAYLKSNRVELRWNTATELDNYGFSVERSVDGENWSEVSFIAGGGTSNTPRDYRFDDASLPRGAAKLYYRLRQIDRDGSYEYSSVVMVSLETSNAIAITDAFPNPFNPTTTVSYTLTSDGPVRLEMMDVTGRTVQVVVDEQLSAGMHSTVINAEELSSGRYFLVLTAGAQRSIHSVVLMK encoded by the coding sequence ATGAGAAAAATGAACATGCTGCGCCTTACGATCACAACCGCCATCGCCATTATCCTTGTCACGATGAATATGAATGGCCAGACGGCCGCTGACTGGCCCGGAACCGGGACGAACACCGGCACTTCCTGGGTGGCGTACCGCGATGCGAATTCCAACCTGATTCAGGATCCCAATGACATGTCGCCCGACTATATCGACCTGTGGTATTCGACTGCCGATCCTGCCTCGGTCAGTGTCGCCTATGACGGCAGCACGACCTTTTACCGCTTCCAGCTCGAGGCTTCACCCATAGCATCGAACGGCAAATGGGAGAATGGTACGTGGATCGTGCAGTTCGGTAACCTCACGAACGGATTTATCGGCGCAGTGTATGTCAACGTCGTTGGAAATTCAGGGAGAGTCGCTGTTTCCGACGGCAGTAATGTTGATGAGATTTTCACCTTCAGCTCGAACAACAACAGTCCTGACGGAGCACGCGTACAGCAGGTGCCGAATGCAACGACGTATTATCTCGATTTCCAGGTTCCGATGACCGCTCTGTGGAATGGATCGAATACGCATCTCGGACTGACCGAGACTTCCATTCAGAGTTTCTTTTACGGCACGAGCACAGCTGCCGGCAACCCCAGTCAGATCAGCAAGGACTTCATGATCGGCGCGGCGGTGGATTTCTCCACGCTCACCCCGACAGGGTTTTCCATCATCGGCAGTGGTGTGCTGCCCGTTGAGCTGACCTCCTTCAACGCCTATCTCAAGTCGAACCGCGTCGAACTGCGCTGGAACACTGCCACGGAACTCGACAACTACGGATTTTCGGTCGAGCGCTCGGTTGATGGAGAGAACTGGTCGGAAGTTTCCTTCATCGCCGGCGGCGGCACCAGCAACACGCCCCGCGACTACCGCTTCGATGATGCATCCCTTCCGCGCGGCGCGGCGAAACTTTACTACCGTCTCCGCCAGATTGACCGCGACGGCAGCTATGAATATTCATCGGTTGTCATGGTCTCGCTCGAGACAAGCAACGCAATCGCGATTACCGATGCCTTCCCCAACCCCTTCAATCCCACGACGACAGTGAGCTACACGCTCACCTCCGACGGCCCCGTTCGCCTCGAGATGATGGATGTGACAGGCCGCACCGTGCAGGTTGTTGTTGACGAGCAGCTCTCCGCCGGAATGCACTCGACCGTCATCAATGCGGAAGAGCTTTCCTCGGGACGTTACTTCCTCGTCCTTACCGCCGGCGCGCAGCGCAGCATCCATTCAGTGGTTCTCATGAAATAA